The following proteins come from a genomic window of Yinghuangia sp. ASG 101:
- a CDS encoding DegT/DnrJ/EryC1/StrS family aminotransferase produces the protein MAVTEGAGGVAREAAVPAVLGGSPAFPEGLPLTRVRVPDRDELARRFDAILDSGQLTDGGTVRALEEAAAAMLDVPHVVAVSSCTSGLMLALQALGVAGRRVVMPSFTFSATAHAAHWAGGEPVFAEIAPDTLTLDPAAATAAAGPGTGALMATHVYGTPCDVEGLRAVADARGVPLLYDAAHAFGSRRGGVPVGGFGAAEVFSLSPTKVVVAAEGGLVATRDAALAERIRLGRGYGNPGDYDCLFPGLNARMSELHAALALVSLRTLPQRVAHRGALAAAFAARIAGLPGVRLPALAKGDTSTWKDLTLIVDPTAFGCDVPRLAEALRAEGIDSRRYFHPAVHTQKAYARTGEPVRLPVTEEMAERVLTVPLWSHMDEPTILRVADAVARIQEHATKL, from the coding sequence ATGGCGGTGACGGAAGGTGCGGGCGGCGTTGCCCGCGAGGCGGCGGTTCCGGCGGTGCTCGGGGGGAGCCCGGCCTTTCCGGAGGGGCTGCCGCTGACCCGCGTGCGCGTGCCCGACAGGGACGAGTTGGCGCGGCGGTTCGACGCGATCCTGGACAGCGGGCAGCTGACGGACGGCGGCACGGTCCGCGCGTTGGAGGAGGCCGCCGCCGCGATGCTGGACGTCCCGCACGTCGTCGCGGTTTCCAGCTGCACAAGCGGCCTGATGCTGGCCCTCCAGGCACTCGGCGTCGCGGGGCGGCGCGTGGTGATGCCGAGCTTCACGTTCTCGGCGACCGCGCACGCGGCGCACTGGGCGGGCGGCGAACCGGTCTTCGCCGAGATCGCCCCGGACACGCTGACCCTGGACCCGGCGGCGGCCACCGCCGCGGCCGGCCCGGGGACGGGTGCACTCATGGCGACCCACGTGTACGGCACACCGTGCGACGTCGAGGGCCTGCGGGCCGTCGCCGACGCCCGGGGCGTGCCGCTGCTGTACGACGCCGCGCACGCGTTCGGCAGCCGCCGGGGCGGGGTGCCCGTCGGCGGGTTCGGCGCCGCCGAGGTGTTCAGCCTGAGCCCGACCAAGGTCGTCGTGGCCGCCGAAGGGGGCCTGGTCGCCACCCGGGACGCGGCGCTCGCGGAGCGGATCCGCCTCGGACGCGGCTACGGCAACCCGGGCGACTACGACTGCCTCTTCCCCGGCCTCAACGCGCGGATGTCCGAGCTGCACGCCGCGCTGGCCCTGGTGTCCCTGCGGACGCTCCCGCAACGCGTCGCGCACCGGGGCGCGCTCGCGGCGGCGTTCGCGGCCCGGATCGCGGGCCTGCCCGGCGTACGGCTCCCGGCGCTCGCCAAGGGCGACACCTCGACGTGGAAGGACCTCACGCTGATCGTCGACCCGACCGCGTTCGGCTGCGACGTCCCGAGGCTCGCGGAGGCCCTGCGCGCCGAGGGCATCGACTCGCGCCGCTACTTCCACCCGGCGGTGCACACCCAGAAGGCGTACGCCCGCACGGGTGAACCGGTGCGTCTCCCGGTGACGGAGGAGATGGCCGAGCGGGTGCTCACGGTCCCGCTCTGGTCGCACATGGACGAGCCGACGATCCTGCGCGTCGCCGACGCGGTCGCACGGATCCAGGAGCACGCGACAAAGCTCTGA